Below is a window of Streptomyces qaidamensis DNA.
CTGATGCGCACGGCGATCGCGGAGGGTCTCGCCGCCTCGCCCTGGGCGGACGACCGGCCCGGCGCCCATGTCGCGAGGACCGCCGGAGGACTGGTCTGGGGGCACACCGAGGCGGGGCACGGCTGCCCCACGTCGATGACCTACGCCGCCGTCCCCGCCCTGCGCACCCAGCCCGAGCTGGCGAAGCTCTACGAGCCGCTGCTGACGAGCCGCGAGTACGACCCGGCCCTGAGGGAGCCCACGGAGAAGCGGGGACTGCTGGCGGGCATGGGGATGACGGAGAAGCAGGGCGGCTCCGACGTCCGGACGAACACCACGACGGCCACGCCCACGGCCGAGCCCGGGGTGTACACGCTGCGCGGGCACAAGTGGTTCACCTCGGCGCCGATGTGCGACGTGTTCCTGGTCCTGGCGCAGGCTCCGGGCGGACTGTCGTGCTTCCTGGTGCCGCGCGTGCTGCCCGACGGCACGCGCAACACCTTCCGCATCCAGCGGCTGAAGGACAAGCTGGGCAACCGGTCCAACGCCTCCTCCGAGCCCGAGTTCGACGGGACCGTGGCCTGGCTGGTCGGCCCCGAGGGGCAGGGCGTGAAGACCATCATCGAGATGGTCAACTGCACCCGGCTGGACTGCGTGATGATGTCGGCGGCGCTGATGCGCACGTCCCTCGTCGGGGCGGGGCACCATGCGCGTCACCGCAGCGCGTTCGGCGCACGGCTGGTGGACCAGCCGCTGATGCGCAACGTTCTCGCCGATCTGGCGCTGGAGTCCGAGGCCGCCACGACGCTCACCCTGCGGCTGGCCGGGGCGGCCGACCGGGCGATCCGCGGGGACGAGGGTGAGGCCGCCTTCCGCCGGATCGCCACCGCCGTCGGCAAGTACTGGGTGACCAAGCGGGGCCCGGCGTTCACCGCGGAGGCCCTGGAATGCCTCGGCGGCAACGGCTACGTGGAGGACTCGGGCATGCCCCGGCACTACCGCGAGGCTCCCCTGCTGTCGATCTGGGAGGGCTCGGGGAACGTCAACGCCCTCGACGTGCTGCGGGCGCTGAGCCGCGAACCGGGCACCGCCGAGGCTCTGTTCGGCGAGCTGGCCCTCGCCCGGGGAGCGGACGCCCGGCTGGACGGGGCCGTGGCGCGGCTCAGGACGGGGCTGTCCGAGGCATCGCAGACGACGGCCCGCCGTCTCGTGGAGCAGATGGCGCTGACGCTCCAGGCCTCCCTCCTCGTCCGGCACGCCCCGCCGGCGGTGGCCGACGCGTTCTGCGCGACACGGCTCGGGGGTGACTGGGGGCATGCGTTCGGGACGCTGCCCCGTACCGCGGGCCTCGACACCATCGTGGAGCGGGCGCTGCCCGGCGAAGGCCCGGGCACCGGGGCAGGCTGACGGGGCGACTCGAACTCAAGCCATCGTGCGCACAGTTCGCGCACAGTCACCTCCC
It encodes the following:
- a CDS encoding acyl-CoA dehydrogenase family protein; its protein translation is MVSTADEHQAQGGPATHDVTNQAPPLAPYDASDDTALLEGLRREGAGWAEEDLRRLGRQAGSAQVQEWADLANRHEPELRTHDRYGNRVDEVEFHPSWHHLMRTAIAEGLAASPWADDRPGAHVARTAGGLVWGHTEAGHGCPTSMTYAAVPALRTQPELAKLYEPLLTSREYDPALREPTEKRGLLAGMGMTEKQGGSDVRTNTTTATPTAEPGVYTLRGHKWFTSAPMCDVFLVLAQAPGGLSCFLVPRVLPDGTRNTFRIQRLKDKLGNRSNASSEPEFDGTVAWLVGPEGQGVKTIIEMVNCTRLDCVMMSAALMRTSLVGAGHHARHRSAFGARLVDQPLMRNVLADLALESEAATTLTLRLAGAADRAIRGDEGEAAFRRIATAVGKYWVTKRGPAFTAEALECLGGNGYVEDSGMPRHYREAPLLSIWEGSGNVNALDVLRALSREPGTAEALFGELALARGADARLDGAVARLRTGLSEASQTTARRLVEQMALTLQASLLVRHAPPAVADAFCATRLGGDWGHAFGTLPRTAGLDTIVERALPGEGPGTGAG